One Paroedura picta isolate Pp20150507F chromosome 16, Ppicta_v3.0, whole genome shotgun sequence genomic region harbors:
- the LOC143826602 gene encoding olfactory receptor 10C1-like, protein MRDENITLVTEFILEGLSNHRKTQILLFAVFLLVYLATITGNLLIIILVWADPCLHTPMYFFLTHLSGLEICFVTTTIPQMLVHLITGNGAISMTRCAAQMYATTCLGCTECLLLGAMAYDRCLAICSPLVYAAVMSRKRQWQLISTSWAAGFLLASVNVVCTISVPFCGNNRINHFFCEQPVVFQYTCKETRYTEPIILIVSALILVGPFSVILTSYGLILHSVFQMPSRVGRRKALSTCTSHLVVVTLFYSTLIFMYMRPGVYPVIDRDKQTAVLYIVVTPILNPIIYVLRNKEIHRAVVKVLRRPGFEQTN, encoded by the coding sequence ATGAGGGATGAGAATATCACCTTGGTCACAGagttcatcttggagggcctcTCCAACCATCGTAAGACTCAGATCCTGCTCTTTGCGGTCTTCCTTCTTGTGTACTTGGCTACCATTACGGGGAACCTGCTGATCATAATACTTGTGTGGGCTGACCCATGCCTCCACacacccatgtacttcttcctcacGCACCTTTCCGGACTAGAGATCTGTTTTGTCACTACGACCATCCCTCAGATGCTGGTTCACCTGATAACTGGAAATGGGGCTATCTCAATGACCCGTTGTGCAGCCCAGATGTATGCTACTACATGCCTGGGATGCACTGAATGCCTTCTTCTAGGTGCCATGGCCTATGACCGCTGCTTGGCCATCTGCAGCCCCTTGGTATATGCTGCCGTCATGAGCCGGAAACGCCAATGGCAGCTCATCTCAACTTCCTGGGCAGCTGGGTTTCTCCTTGCTTCGGTCAACGTGGTCTGCACGATTTCCGTCCCCTTTTGCGGGAACAACCGCATCAACCACTTCTTTTGCGAGCAGCCGGTTGTATTCCAATATACCTGTAAAGAAACCCGCTACACAGAGCCCATTATTTTAATTGTGTCTGCACTGATCCTCGTGGGCCCCTTTTCTGTTATCCTGACCTCCTACGGACTCATCCTTCACTCTGTGTTTCAAATGCCTTCAAGAGTTGGACGGCGAAAAGCACTTTCCACTTGTACCTCCCATCTGGTGGTGGTCACCCTGTTCTACAGTACCCTCATCTTCATGTACATGAGACCTGGTGTGTATCCAGTTATTGATCGTGACAAGCAAACAGCTGTCCTTTACATCGTGGTCACACCCATCCTCAACCCCATTATTTATGTCTTGCGGAATAAAGAGATCCACAGGGCAGTGGTCAAGGTATTGAGAAGACCGGGTTTTGAGCAAACAAACTGA